The following coding sequences are from one Paenibacillus sp. JDR-2 window:
- a CDS encoding AraC family transcriptional regulator: MSEFILHFVTPPIPYFIDSGKHSFLPGERHVSRYSINVFDIIIVTKGKLFIGENNKEWIIHKDEAIILRPDAYHFGTASCDEETEITWIHFQTFGAWDEMKSIDECLENQMTLFEKHKQRAYLHHCELSSIFIPKKLKLSSKSMNDLTEFYSLDNDPRSLRNWRKQTAFQTFMQNINHDSGLATNSTAIHLAEKIELFIRQNYTSKITNPVLKAQFNYHPNYLAKCMLKVYGLTPIDYLLHYRIEQAKKLLIQTDWSIARIADEVGFNNPAYFSSVFTNKQGASPANFRKKECRKPEII, from the coding sequence ATGTCCGAGTTCATACTGCACTTTGTAACTCCGCCTATTCCTTATTTTATAGACAGCGGAAAGCATTCTTTCTTGCCAGGCGAACGGCATGTAAGTCGTTATTCTATTAATGTTTTCGATATTATTATCGTTACCAAGGGAAAGCTGTTCATTGGTGAAAATAATAAGGAGTGGATCATCCATAAAGATGAAGCAATAATATTAAGACCCGATGCGTATCACTTCGGCACGGCTTCCTGTGATGAGGAAACGGAAATTACCTGGATTCATTTTCAGACGTTTGGTGCCTGGGACGAAATGAAAAGCATAGATGAATGCCTTGAGAACCAAATGACGTTATTCGAAAAACATAAACAACGAGCCTATCTCCATCATTGCGAATTGAGCTCGATTTTTATTCCAAAAAAATTAAAGCTGTCTAGTAAATCCATGAATGATCTCACGGAATTTTATTCCTTGGATAATGATCCGCGCTCGCTTCGCAATTGGCGGAAGCAAACGGCTTTCCAGACGTTTATGCAAAATATTAATCATGATTCCGGATTAGCCACAAATTCAACGGCCATCCATCTTGCCGAAAAAATTGAATTGTTTATACGTCAGAATTATACCTCCAAGATCACAAACCCCGTATTAAAGGCCCAATTCAATTATCATCCTAACTATCTAGCCAAATGCATGTTGAAGGTCTATGGTTTAACCCCCATCGATTATTTGCTGCACTATCGAATAGAACAAGCAAAAAAGCTGCTCATTCAAACGGATTGGTCCATTGCTCGCATTGCAGATGAAGTTGGTTTCAACAATCCTGCCTATTTCTCTTCCGTCTTCACCAATAAACAAGGAGCTTCACCGGCAAACTTTCGTAAAAAAGAATGCCGGAAGCCTGAGATCATTTAA